A window of Variovorax paradoxus genomic DNA:
ATCACGAAGTTGTCCTCGCTGGCCATGATGCCGCCCACGCGCGTGGCGATGGTGCCGGCGCGCATGCCGGGCATGTTGTGCAGGCCGTAGATCTCGTCGACCGGGAAGCGCTCGAACAGGCCGTCGTCCATCATCGCCTTGGCGCCGCGGCCGTGCTCCTCGGCAGGCTGGAAGATGAAGCGCACGGTGCCGTCGAAGTCGCGCCTCTCGCGCAGGAGGCGCGCCGCGCCGAGCACGATCGACATATGGCCGTCGTGGCCGCAGGCGTGCATCTTGCCGGGCGTCGTGGAGACATGTGCGCGGCCGGCGGCCTGCTCGGTGATGTTGAGCGCGTCCATCTCGGCGCGCAGGCCGATCACGCCCCTGCCGTCGCCCACTCTCAGGTTGGCGACGAGGCCGGTGCCGCCGATGCCGGTGTGCACCTCCAGGCCCAACGCCTTGAGCACGCGGATCACGAAGGCCGATGTCTTCGCTTCCTCGAAGCCGGTCTCGGGCATGGCGTGCAGTTGTCTCCGCCAGCCCGTCAGTTCGTCGCGCAAGGGTGTGTCAGCAAGGTTCATGGCGAGATGCTATTGACAACACAGCGATACAGGTGCGCAAAATCGCGCCGTTCGACGCAACGTTTTTGCGTCACCCCATCTCCGCATGACGCCTCTCGACGCCCTCGACCTTCGCCTTCTCGAACTCGTGCAGGCCAACAGCCGCATGCCGCAGAGCGAACTCGGCGAGCGGGTGCATCTGTCGACGGCGGCCGTCAACCGGCGGTTGAAGCGCATGCTCGACGAGGGCGTGATCCAGCGCTACGGCGCGGTGCTGTCGCCCGCCGCGCTGGGCCACCCGCTCACCATCGTGGCCGAAGTGGAGACCGAGAGCGAGCAGATCGAGCTGCTCGACGCAATGAAGCAGAGCTTTCGCGAC
This region includes:
- a CDS encoding Lrp/AsnC family transcriptional regulator, whose product is MTPLDALDLRLLELVQANSRMPQSELGERVHLSTAAVNRRLKRMLDEGVIQRYGAVLSPAALGHPLTIVAEVETESEQIELLDAMKQSFRDCPQVQQCYYVTGEWDFILVFVVRDMAQYTALSRQLFFQSNNVKRFRTLVTMDPVKVSLDVPVSTT